Proteins from a genomic interval of Chloroflexota bacterium:
- a CDS encoding HEAT repeat domain-containing protein codes for EMLGIIGDEKAVDALILVLKDRDRFVRQEAVTALGKIGGGRLVQPLTQALEEEKDEFVIDFIKKVLEKLRQ; via the coding sequence AGAAATGCTTGGAATAATAGGAGATGAAAAGGCGGTAGATGCTCTTATTCTGGTGTTGAAAGACAGAGATAGGTTCGTTCGACAGGAAGCAGTAACAGCACTTGGAAAGATAGGGGGTGGAAGATTAGTGCAACCGCTTACACAGGCTCTAGAAGAGGAAAAGGATGAATTTGTCATAGACTTTATAAAGAAAGTTCTAGAGAAGTTGCGGCAATAG